AAACCATGACTGATCAGCCCCCCGTGCGCTCCACCACGCCCCGGCAGGCGCGCCCCGCGGGGGCGCCGGCCGACACCGGCATCCGCGAGACCCGTCCGCGGACCGCTCCGGCGCGCCAGGTGCGTCCCGCGACCGAGGGGTGGCAGCAGGCCAAGGACGAGACCGGTCGACCGCTGCTGCAGTTCGCCAGCCCCAAGCGTGGCAAGCCGCCCGTGCACCTCGCGGACATGACCGCCGCCGAGCGCGTTGAAAAGGTGAAGGAACTGGGTCTCCCCGGGTTCCGTGCGAAGCAGCTCGAGAAGCACTACTTCACGCACTACACGTCCGACCCGGCCGAGATGACCGACCTTCCGGCATCCGGTCGCGAAGAACTCGTCGCGGGGATGCTGCCGCCGCTGCTCACCGAGGTGCGCCGTCTCGAGACCGACCGCGGTGACACGATCAAGTTCCTCTGGAAGCTGCACGACGGCGCGCTCGTGGAGTCGGTGCTCATGCGCTACCCCGGCCGCATCACGCTGTGCGTGTCGAGCCAGGCCGGCTGCGGCATGAACTGCCCGTTCTGCGCGACCGGCCAGGCCGGGCTCACCCGCAACATGTCGGCCGCCGAGATCATCGAGCAGATCGTGCGGGCGAACGCCCTCATCGCGGCCGGCGGCCTCGGGGGCAAGACCCTTCGACAGGCTCAGGGACCCGGGCAGGTGCCCGAGCGCGTGAGCAACATCGTCTTCATGGGCATGGGCGAGCCGCTCGCCAACTACGCCCGTGTCATGCAGGCCGTGCGCGTGATGGTCGACAAGGACCACGGCCTCGGCATGAGCGCCCGCGGCATCACCGTCTCGACCGTGGGGCTCGTGCCCGCGATCAAGAAGCTCGCCGACGAGGACATCCCGGTCACCTTCGCCCTCTCGCTGCACGCGCCGGACGACGGCCTGCGCGACGAGCTGATCCCGGTGAACTCCCGCTGGAAGGTCGACGAGGCCCTGGATGCCGCACGCGCCTACTTCGACAAGACCGGGCGCCGCGTATCCATCGAATACGCCCTGATCAAGGACATGAACGACCACGCCTGGCGCGCCGACCTGCTGGCCGACAAGCTCAACGCGCGCGGTCGCGGTTGGGTGCACGTGAACCCCATCCCGCTGAACCCGACCCCGGGCTCGATCTGGACGGCATCCGAGGTCCCGGTGCAGAACGAGTTCGTGCGCCGCCTCAACGACGCCGGCATCCCGACGACCCTGCGCGACACCCGCGGCAAAGAGATCGACGGCGCGTGCGGCCAGCTCGTCGCGACCGAAGAGGACGAGGTCGCCGCGGCGGCCACCCCCGTCGCCTGACGACAGCGGTCAGGACGCGGGCGTCGCCGTCACCCTCGGGCCCGCGAGCACCGAGAAGGAGAAGCCCTCCGCGCCCCGGTCGACGAGGGTCAGCTTTACGGGGTGGTTGTCGACGAGGACCGTCTTCTTCTCACCGGCGGGGTCGGTCTCCGACCCGCCCGCCGTGGCCGGGAAGTCGCCGAACCTCTGCGCCACGGCGTCGCGAACCAGCTCCGCGTCGCCTCCTCGGCTCGACGTGAACGTCCACAGTCGATCGTTCTGGGTCACGGTGAGCCCGTCGATCTGCTCGAGATCGACCCCGTCGAGCTGGGGCACTTCGGCGCGGAAGTCGGCGAGCGTGCGCGGCACGCCCCCCGCCTCGGAGCTCTCGGCGCGCGCGACGGAGGACGTCGAGTCGTCCCGAGCCCCGGACGACGCCGGGGACCCGCACGAGGTGAGGGCCAGGATGCCGAGGGCGAAAACGCTGAGCAGACCGGTGCGACGCATGCCAGCGAGGCTACCCGTCGGTCCCGAGCGGCGATACGGGTTGCGCGGGGCGGCCGGAGCGCGGCACGTGGCGCGTGAACGCCACCCGTCACGGTTCCGCCGCCTGAGGCCCGGGCCTCCATCGGTTCCGCCCGCGGGCTGACGTATCCCGGTACCCCGCGCACTCAGTGGTGGAACCCCGGACCCGTTCCCTCCATCGGCATCGGCGACTCCAGCTTGTCGAGGTAGGACACCTCGGTGCGGATGTCCTCCAGCAGGTCGTCGGCGAGGTCGAGGCTGAGCCCCGCGCGCACGACGATCCGCTGCACGGTGCGGCCGGACATGTCGTCGGGCAGCGGGTACGCCGGCACGAGCCAGCCGTGCATGCGGAGCCGGTCGGACAGGTGGTACAGGTTCCAGTTCTCGGTGTAGCCCGGGCGCATGCGCCACGCGAACACCGGCAGGTCGCTGCCGTCGCTCACCAGCTCGAACGGCCCCATCGCGCCGATCCCGTGCGACAGATGCAGCGCCACCTTCTGCAGGCCGCGCTGCACGGTGGCGTAGCCCTCGAAGCCGAGACGCAGGAAGAGGTAGAACTGCAGCAGCACCTGAGCCCCGGGCCGCGAGAAGTTCAGCGCGAAGGTGGGCATGTCGCCGCCGAGGTAGCTCACGCGGAAGACCAGGTCCTCGGGCAGCCACTTCTCCTCGCGCCAGACGACCCAGCCGACGCCCGGGTAGACGCCGCCGTACTTGTGTCCTGACGTCGAGATCGAGTGCACGCGCTCGAGGCGGAAGTCCCAGACCAGGTCCGGCCGCAGGAACGGCGCGACCATGGCGCCGGATGCCCCGTCGACGTGGATCGCGATGTCGAGGCCGGTCGCCTGCTCGATGGCATCCAGAGCCTCGGAGAGGGATGCCACGGGCTCGTACGCTCCGGTGTAGGTCACCCCGAGGATGGCGACGACGCCGATCGTGTTCTCGTCGACGTAGTCGGCGAGGTCGTGGCCGTCGAACACCGGGTGCTCGTCGGTGACGGGGACGTAGCGCGCTTCGACGTCCCAGTAGTTGCAGAACTTCTCCCAGCACACCTGCACGGCGCTGCTCATGACGAGGTTGGGCTTCTCGGTCGACTTCCCCGCCGCGCGTCGCGCGTGCTGCCAGCGGCGCTTGAGGGCGAGCCCGCCGAGCATGCACGCCTCGGACGAGCCGATCGTCGAGGTGCCCGCCGCTCCCTTGACCGACGGCGCGTGCCAGAGGTCGGCGAGCATGCGCCAGCACGTCCGTTCGATCTCGGCGGTCCGCGGGTACTCGTCCTTGTCGATCATGTTCTTGTCGTACGCGTCGGCGTAGAGGCGGTCGGCGTGCTCGTCCATCCATGTGCCGACGAACGTCGCGAGGTTCATGCGCGCGTTGCCGTCGAGCATCATCTCGTCGTGGACGATCTGGTACGCCGTCTCGGGCAGCTCGGGCGTCCGTGGGAACCGGTTTCGAGGGCGCCGCGAGGCCTCTCCCGCGCGGTCGAAAACGGGCGTCAGCGCATCGTCGGGTCGGTGCGTCATGGGGGTGTCCTCCGTCGGTGCGACGCCGACCGGCGCGCTCGCACCGAGCCTGGCAGAACACCGGTCCGGATGCCACGGCCCCGATGTCGGCGGCCGGGTCTAGCGTGGAGGCATGGTCGGTTATCGCTACCTCGGAAACAGTGGATTCAAGATCTCGGAGATCACCCTTGGAAACTGGGTGACCCACGGTTCGCAGGTCGGTGACGACGCGGCGATCAAGACCGTGCACGCCGCCCTCGACGCCGGCATCACGACGTTCGACACCGCCGACGGCTACGCCAACGGCGCCGCCGAGACGGTGCTCGGTAAGGCCCTCGAGGGGCAGCGACGCGAGTCGCTCGAGATCTTCACGAAGGTGTACTTCCCGACCGGCCCGATGGGGCCGAACGACACCGGACTGAGCCGCAAGCACATCCTGGACTCGATCAACGGGTCGCTGAAGCGCCTCGGCACCGACTACGTCGACCTCTACCAGGCGCACCGTTTCGACTACGAGACCCCGCTCGAAGAGACGTTCCAGGCCTTCGCCGACGTCGTGCGCCAGGGCAAGGCCCTCTACATCGGTGTGTCCGAGTGGACGGCCGAGCAGCTGCGCGAGGGGCACGCGCTCGCGAAGCAGCTCGGCATCCAGCTCATCTCGAACCAGCCCCAGTACTCGATGCTGTGGCGCGTGATCGAGGGCAAGGTCGTGCCCGCCAGCGAAGAGCTCGGAATCTCGCAGATCGTCTGGTCGCCCATGGCGCAGGGCGTGCTGAGCGGCAAGTACCTGCCGGGGCAGCCCGCGCCCGAGGGGTCGCGCGCGACCGATGAGAAGAGCGGTGCGAACTTCATCAAGCGGTTCCTGAACGACGACACCCTCGAGGCCGTCCAGCGGCTGAAGCCCATCGCCGACGAGGCTGGGCTCGCCATGCCGCAGCTCGCGATCGCGTGGGTGCTCCAGAACCCGAACATCGCCGCGGCGCTCGTGGGCGCCTCGCGTCCCGAGCAGCTGGCCGACACCGTGAAGGCGTCGGGTGTGACCCTGGATGCCGACACCCTCGCCGCGATCGACGAGGCCCTCGGCGACGCGGTGTTCTCCGACCCCGAGAACACCTACGACGTGTCCCCGAAGAAGCGCCTGGTCTGAGCGGTCGCGCGAGCGGGTCGGGCGTTGCACGTCCGGCCCGCTTTCGCGTCCCCGCGCGGCGCAGGTGGCTGAGCCTGTCGAAGCCCCCGGTACCCCCCCCCGCGTGGCGGCGCCGCACCGGCGAAACCGCATCGCGTTGCCCAAACCGCACGCGATTGCGAACCAACGGGTGCGGTCTCGGCGAAAGACTGCGGTCTCGCCGTTCCGAGGTCGGGTCTCGGGGTGCCGCGTGCCGGTGAGCGCTCGCGAGAGGTGATCGGTGCGCTGGGCTGCGCCTCAGGCAGCGCACAGGAGAGGGCAGGGTCGGCGTCGTACCCTCTGCGAATGTCCTTTTCCGCTCATCGGCCCGGCCGTTTCGGCTCCGACGGCCACATCGAGTTCACGACGGACGAGGAACGCGAGCATTATCTCGACGACATCCTCGCCGCGCAGAGTTCGGCGAAGCGTCCGGCGGCGCACGATCATCCGACCGAGCCGTGGGGTGCACCTCCCGGGGCCGAAGACCCGACGCTGCCGATCGACGCCACGCGCGGCGACACCGCGCCGCACGACACCACTGTGCTCGAAGACCCGTCGCCCGAAGCCCCAGCGCCCAAAGGTCCGGCACCTGAAGCCCCGGTGCCCGCGTTCCCCGCCGCCGACGAGACCCTCGTGCTCGAGCCGCACGCGGTCCCGGCTGAGCGAGTCGACCCGACCGACCCCGACGAGGACACGTCCGGGGACCGTGAGCCCGCGGCATCCGGTCCCCGCCACCCGCGGCTGCGCCGCGACGACCCGCGCCGCCCGCGCCTGTCGCTCGTCCGCCGCATGGCCGTGCTCGGCGGCGCCGACAACGACGTGCTCAACGAGGTGCCCGAAGAGGTGCCCCGCTTCGTCCAGATGTTCCTCGTGCTCGCGGGCACCGCGCTGGTGTCGTCGCTCTCGATGATGTTCGCGCTGCTCACGGGCGTGCGCGTGAGCCTGTTCCTCGCGATCCCGCTGGCTCTGGTGTGGGGCCTCATCATCTTCAACCTCGACCGCTTCCTCACCTCGACGATGCGCTCGACCAAGAACTTCTTCCGGCTCCTCGGTCTCGCCATGCCGCGCGTGATCATGGCCGCGCTCATCGGCATCGTCGTGGCCGAGCCCCTGGTCTTGCAGGTGTTCCAGAACGACATCGCCCGCGAGGTGAACTCGACGAACGTCACGCAGGCCCTGAGCGATCAGGATGCCGTCACCAACGGCCCCGAGAAGCAGGCCCTCGACGCCGCGTCGGCCCAGGTCTCGGCGCTCGAGAACCAGGCGGCGACGGGCATCGTCGCGGGAACCTCCTCGACCTCGGCCGAATCGGCCGCCGCCCAGCAGACCGTGGACCAGCTGACGCAGCAGCTCGCGGCCCAGCAGTCCGTCATCGACCAGGCGCGCGCGGTGTACCAGTGCGAGCTGACCGGGCAGGGCGCGGGAACCGTCCCGGGCTGCACCGGAGTCGCCGGCAATGGCGCGAGCTCCGACGCCGCGAAGGCGCAGCTCGCCCAGGCCCAGTCGTCGTACGACGCTCTGTCGACGCAGCTGCAGCAGGCCCAGACCGCGCTCGCGACCGCGAACGCGGCGGGCACCGAGGCCGCGGCATCCTCCGCCGACCAGAACAAGAAGCAGGCCGAGGATCAGCTCCCCGCCGCCCGGACCCAGTACGAGACCGCGCTCGCCGCGTACAACCAGCGCGCGGCATCCGTCGCCGACGGCAACGCGGGAGCGGTCGGTCTGCTCAGTCAGATCACGGCGCTCGAGCGACTGTCGGATCGCGAGCCGGTCCTGCGCTGGGCGCACTACCTGATCGCGGCCCTGTTCTTCATGATCGAGCTCCTCCCGGTCCTCGTGAAGGTGCTCACCGGGTTCGGCGGCCCGTCGCTGTACGAGAAGGCCGAGAAGATGCGCGGGCAGATCGCCCTCGACCGCGTGACCGCGCGGACGTACCGCAAGCGCGCCGACGTGATCGTCGACGAAGCCGCGCGCGTTCCCGTGGCGACCGCCTGATGGTCGCCTGGAGCGCGGGGCTGCTGCTCTATCGTCTGACCCCCGAGCCCGAGGTGCTCATCGCTCACATGGGCGGGCCGTTCTGGGCGAAGAAGGACGCCGGTGCCTGGTCGATCCCGAAGGGCGAGTACGACCCCGAGACGGAGGGGGCTCTGGATGCCGCCCGCCGCGAGTTCCACGAGGAACTCGGTGTCGAGGCGCCCGATGTCGCCTGGGCCGAGCTCGGCACGTTCCCGTCCTCGAGCGGCAAGAAGGTGGTCGTGTTCGCGGGCGACGGCGCCGGGTTCTCGGCATCCGGATTCACGTTCGGCGAGTTCGAGATGGAGTGGCCGCCCCGTTCCGGCAAGCGGGCGTCGTTCCCCGAGGTCGACCGTGCCGAGTGGATGGGCCTGGATGCCGCCCGCGAAGCCCTCGTGAAGGGCCAGCGCCCCGCGCTCGACGCCCTCGCCTCCGCGCTCGAGGCCCTACCCGGCTGACGCGGCCGTCCGCGCCCGTTCCCCGCCGCCCGTGCCCCGCGCCCCGATACGCCGAGTGTCCAAAACACCCGGACGTCTCGCGGAATCGTCCGGGTGTCTTGGACACTCAAGGGGCGGGCGGCGGTCGCGGCGGCCGCGCCTCAGCTCACGGGCGCAGCAGCACCTTGCCGACGCGGGGCGAGTCGCTCGCCGTCACGGCGTCGACGATGTCGTCGAGGCCGAAGGTCGCGGCGACCGGGAGGGTCAGGGTGCCGTCGGCGAGGTAGCGCGACAGCTCTCCGAACAGGGCGCCGCGGGTGTCGGCATCCATCGTCTTGCTGACGACGCTGCCCCAGAAGCCCTTCACGGTGGCCTGGCGGAAGATGAGGTCGCCGGCGCCGAGCTCGAGCTTGCCCGCGCCCATCGAGCCGAAGATCACGAGGGTGCCGTTCTCGCTCAGCAGCGACAGCACCTGACCGGCCGCGGGACCACCGACGGAGTCGACGCCCGCGACGACGGTGCCGTCACCGATGAGGGCGAGGGCCTTGTCGCGCCAGTCGTCGGCGTCGGTCGACACGACGTTGTCGATGCCCTGCGCGGCGAGTTCCTCGACGGCGCTCTGGCGACGGACGAGACCGAGGACGTGGATGCCACGGGCCTTGGCGATCTGCGCGACCATACGGCCGACCGCGCCGTTGGCGGTGTTCTGCACGATCCAGTCGCCGGCCTTCAGGTCGAGCGAGTGCAGCAGGCTGATGGCGCTGAACGGCATGGACACCAGCTGCGCGGCCATCTCGTCGGGGAGACCGTCGACGACGGGGATGAGGCCGGCGGCCTTCGTGACGACCTGCTCGGCCCACACGCCGAACGTGCCGCCCGTGGCGACGCGCTGGCCGACCGTCAGGCCCTCGACGCCCTCGCCGAGCTCTTCGATGACGCCGACCGCTTCGGTGCCGGCGCGGGCGGGCAGTTCGGGCTTGAAGCCGTAGGTGCCGCGGATCGTCCACAGGTCGTGGTTGTGGATGGGCGACATCAGCACGCGCAGGCGCACCTCGCCGGGGCCGGGGGTCGGGTTCTCGACCTCTTCGACGCCGAGGACGTCGGCCGGTTCGCCGAACTCGTGGTGGATGACTGCGCGCATGGATTCCTCCTGTGGTTATTTTGTAACGACTGGTCTAATATAGACCCTGGCCCTGCGAACGCAACCGTGAGGACCCTGAGCGTGTCGAGGGGTCCGCGGCGGCTTCGACAGGCTCAGCCACCATCGCGGGGCAGCGGCCTCGCGGCGCAGGAGCCTGAGCTTGTCGAAGGGTCCGGGAGCCGACGGGGCTGGTGGCTTCGACAAGCTCAGCCACCTCGGGGAGAAAAGGGAAACGCATGGGCAGGACGCCGAGCTTCGAGCGCGCCGCCGTCGTCGACGCCGCGCGCGACGTGTTCTGGCAGCGGGGTTACGCCGAGACGGGCATCGCCGAGCTCGAGGACGCCACGGGACTCACCCGCTCGAGCATCTATAACGCCTTCGGCAGCAAGCGCGGACTCTTCGACGCGGTCCTCGCGGCCTACCTCGACGACGTCGTGCGCACGCGCCTGCGCCCGCTGGGCGGGGGAGACCCCGGCGCACTCGAGGCGTACGTCGCCGAGATGATCGACGGGATCGCCGCCGACACCCCGCGGGCGCGGCTCGGCTGCCTCCTGCTGAACGCCGGCTCGTCGCCGCTCGCGACCGACGACGCCGAGGTCCGCACCCTGGTCTCGGACTACGCGGCCGAGATGCGCACGGCGATCCGCGCGGCGGTCTCCGATCGTCGCCCCGACCTGGGTCCGGATGCCGTCGACGCCCTCGCCGCGGTCTGCGCCTCGCTCGTCGTGGCGGGACTCACTCTCGCCCGCGCCGATCGCGACGCGGCGCTCGCGACCCTGGCATCCATCCCCACGACCCTGGAGTCGTGGGGCCGGGGCTGACCGCTCTCGCCGGGACCCGCGGCTCAGGCCAGCTTCACCGCGGTGCCGTAGGCCACGACCTCTTGGAAGTTCTGCGCCACCTCGCTCGTGTCGAAGCGCATCGCGATCACCGCGTCGGCGCCGAGGGCCTGTGCTTGTTCGATGAGGCGCTGCTTGGCCTCGTCGCGGCTCTCCTGGAGCTGCTTCGTGAGGCCCTGCAGTTCACCGCCGAAGATCGACTTGAGGCCGGCGCCGAACTGCACGCCGAGGTTGCGCGCGCGGACGGTCAGGCCGGTCACCTCCCCGAAGACTTCGGTGATCTGGCGGCCGGGGACATCGTTCATCGTCGTGACGAGCATGCGCTCAGTGTGGCAGCGGGTGAGCCCGGAGGCGAGAGGAAAAAGCCTCGGGTTTCGTGTGCGCCCGGTGTGTGTCCGGTGTCCTGCGTCTGTCGTCCTCCGGATGCCGCTGACCAGGCGATTCTGCCTACGCTGGGGTCATGACGATCACGCACCATGTTCGTGTCCACCGCAGCGAGGAGAATCTGGCTCGGGAGGGGCAGCTCGCGTGGTCTCTCGCGCGGGTGGCGGTGGACCCGGTTCCGGTGGATGCGGATGTGGTGGACATGATCATCAACCGGGTGATCGATAACGCGGCGGTGGCGGCGGCGTCGCTCAGTAGGGGGCCGGTGAGCGCGGCGCGGCAGCAGGCGTTGGATCACGCGGTGTCGATCGGGGGGTCGGGGGCGACCGTGTTCGGGTGCGCGTTGGAGCGACGGTCGAGCCCGGAGTGGGCGGCGTGGGCGAATGGGGTCGCGGTGCGCGAGCTGGACTACCACGACACGTTCCTCGCCGCGGAGTACTCCCACCCCGGCGATAACATCCCCCCGGTCCTGGCCGTGGCCCAGCACACCGGTCGCGACGGTGCCGCCGTGGTCCGCGCCCTCGCCACCGCGTACGAGATCCAGATCGATCTGGTTCGTGCGATCAGTTTGCATAAGCACAAGATCGATCACGTCGCCCACCTCGGCCCCGCCGCCGCCGCCGGCATCGGCACCCTCCTCGGTTTGGACCAGGCGACGATCTATCAGGCGATCGGGCAGGCACTTCACACCACCACCGCGACCCGCCAGTCCCGCAAGGGCGAGATCTCCACGTGGAAGGCGCATGCTCCGGCGTTCGCGGGGAAGATGGCGATCGAAGCCGTC
This portion of the Microbacterium testaceum StLB037 genome encodes:
- a CDS encoding YbjQ family protein, which produces MLVTTMNDVPGRQITEVFGEVTGLTVRARNLGVQFGAGLKSIFGGELQGLTKQLQESRDEAKQRLIEQAQALGADAVIAMRFDTSEVAQNFQEVVAYGTAVKLA
- a CDS encoding NUDIX domain-containing protein, which produces MVAWSAGLLLYRLTPEPEVLIAHMGGPFWAKKDAGAWSIPKGEYDPETEGALDAARREFHEELGVEAPDVAWAELGTFPSSSGKKVVVFAGDGAGFSASGFTFGEFEMEWPPRSGKRASFPEVDRAEWMGLDAAREALVKGQRPALDALASALEALPG
- the rlmN gene encoding 23S rRNA (adenine(2503)-C(2))-methyltransferase RlmN is translated as MTDQPPVRSTTPRQARPAGAPADTGIRETRPRTAPARQVRPATEGWQQAKDETGRPLLQFASPKRGKPPVHLADMTAAERVEKVKELGLPGFRAKQLEKHYFTHYTSDPAEMTDLPASGREELVAGMLPPLLTEVRRLETDRGDTIKFLWKLHDGALVESVLMRYPGRITLCVSSQAGCGMNCPFCATGQAGLTRNMSAAEIIEQIVRANALIAAGGLGGKTLRQAQGPGQVPERVSNIVFMGMGEPLANYARVMQAVRVMVDKDHGLGMSARGITVSTVGLVPAIKKLADEDIPVTFALSLHAPDDGLRDELIPVNSRWKVDEALDAARAYFDKTGRRVSIEYALIKDMNDHAWRADLLADKLNARGRGWVHVNPIPLNPTPGSIWTASEVPVQNEFVRRLNDAGIPTTLRDTRGKEIDGACGQLVATEEDEVAAAATPVA
- a CDS encoding glutamate decarboxylase; amino-acid sequence: MTHRPDDALTPVFDRAGEASRRPRNRFPRTPELPETAYQIVHDEMMLDGNARMNLATFVGTWMDEHADRLYADAYDKNMIDKDEYPRTAEIERTCWRMLADLWHAPSVKGAAGTSTIGSSEACMLGGLALKRRWQHARRAAGKSTEKPNLVMSSAVQVCWEKFCNYWDVEARYVPVTDEHPVFDGHDLADYVDENTIGVVAILGVTYTGAYEPVASLSEALDAIEQATGLDIAIHVDGASGAMVAPFLRPDLVWDFRLERVHSISTSGHKYGGVYPGVGWVVWREEKWLPEDLVFRVSYLGGDMPTFALNFSRPGAQVLLQFYLFLRLGFEGYATVQRGLQKVALHLSHGIGAMGPFELVSDGSDLPVFAWRMRPGYTENWNLYHLSDRLRMHGWLVPAYPLPDDMSGRTVQRIVVRAGLSLDLADDLLEDIRTEVSYLDKLESPMPMEGTGPGFHH
- a CDS encoding DUF4407 domain-containing protein, encoding MSFSAHRPGRFGSDGHIEFTTDEEREHYLDDILAAQSSAKRPAAHDHPTEPWGAPPGAEDPTLPIDATRGDTAPHDTTVLEDPSPEAPAPKGPAPEAPVPAFPAADETLVLEPHAVPAERVDPTDPDEDTSGDREPAASGPRHPRLRRDDPRRPRLSLVRRMAVLGGADNDVLNEVPEEVPRFVQMFLVLAGTALVSSLSMMFALLTGVRVSLFLAIPLALVWGLIIFNLDRFLTSTMRSTKNFFRLLGLAMPRVIMAALIGIVVAEPLVLQVFQNDIAREVNSTNVTQALSDQDAVTNGPEKQALDAASAQVSALENQAATGIVAGTSSTSAESAAAQQTVDQLTQQLAAQQSVIDQARAVYQCELTGQGAGTVPGCTGVAGNGASSDAAKAQLAQAQSSYDALSTQLQQAQTALATANAAGTEAAASSADQNKKQAEDQLPAARTQYETALAAYNQRAASVADGNAGAVGLLSQITALERLSDREPVLRWAHYLIAALFFMIELLPVLVKVLTGFGGPSLYEKAEKMRGQIALDRVTARTYRKRADVIVDEAARVPVATA
- a CDS encoding aldo/keto reductase family protein — its product is MVGYRYLGNSGFKISEITLGNWVTHGSQVGDDAAIKTVHAALDAGITTFDTADGYANGAAETVLGKALEGQRRESLEIFTKVYFPTGPMGPNDTGLSRKHILDSINGSLKRLGTDYVDLYQAHRFDYETPLEETFQAFADVVRQGKALYIGVSEWTAEQLREGHALAKQLGIQLISNQPQYSMLWRVIEGKVVPASEELGISQIVWSPMAQGVLSGKYLPGQPAPEGSRATDEKSGANFIKRFLNDDTLEAVQRLKPIADEAGLAMPQLAIAWVLQNPNIAAALVGASRPEQLADTVKASGVTLDADTLAAIDEALGDAVFSDPENTYDVSPKKRLV
- a CDS encoding TetR/AcrR family transcriptional regulator; protein product: MGRTPSFERAAVVDAARDVFWQRGYAETGIAELEDATGLTRSSIYNAFGSKRGLFDAVLAAYLDDVVRTRLRPLGGGDPGALEAYVAEMIDGIAADTPRARLGCLLLNAGSSPLATDDAEVRTLVSDYAAEMRTAIRAAVSDRRPDLGPDAVDALAAVCASLVVAGLTLARADRDAALATLASIPTTLESWGRG
- a CDS encoding zinc-binding dehydrogenase, producing the protein MRAVIHHEFGEPADVLGVEEVENPTPGPGEVRLRVLMSPIHNHDLWTIRGTYGFKPELPARAGTEAVGVIEELGEGVEGLTVGQRVATGGTFGVWAEQVVTKAAGLIPVVDGLPDEMAAQLVSMPFSAISLLHSLDLKAGDWIVQNTANGAVGRMVAQIAKARGIHVLGLVRRQSAVEELAAQGIDNVVSTDADDWRDKALALIGDGTVVAGVDSVGGPAAGQVLSLLSENGTLVIFGSMGAGKLELGAGDLIFRQATVKGFWGSVVSKTMDADTRGALFGELSRYLADGTLTLPVAATFGLDDIVDAVTASDSPRVGKVLLRP